In Verrucomicrobiota bacterium, one DNA window encodes the following:
- a CDS encoding redoxin domain-containing protein has translation MPIPVGSKAPDFTLKSKQATGVVEVKLSENFDKKNTVILFFPLAFTGVCTQEMCSLTGGLSTYASLNADVIAISVDSPFAQEAWALKEKIGVKLASDLNKETAKAYGVLLPDLFGFGATSARAAFVVDKQGIVQYSEQTPTPKELPNFEAVKTVLAKLN, from the coding sequence ATGCCCATACCAGTAGGTTCAAAGGCGCCCGACTTCACCCTCAAATCCAAACAAGCCACCGGCGTGGTTGAAGTGAAGCTGAGCGAAAACTTCGACAAGAAAAACACCGTCATCCTGTTCTTCCCGCTGGCGTTTACCGGCGTATGCACCCAGGAAATGTGCAGCCTCACCGGCGGATTGAGCACCTATGCCAGCCTGAACGCGGACGTCATCGCCATCAGTGTTGACAGCCCGTTCGCCCAGGAAGCCTGGGCGCTGAAGGAAAAAATTGGCGTCAAACTCGCCAGTGATCTCAACAAGGAAACCGCCAAAGCGTATGGGGTTTTGCTGCCCGACCTGTTCGGTTTCGGTGCCACCAGTGCGCGCGCGGCCTTCGTGGTGGATAAACAGGGGATTGTGCAGTACAGCGAACAGACTCCCACCCCCAAGGAGCTGCCGAACTTTGAAGCCGTCAAGACCGTGCTGGCGAAGCTCAATTAA
- the glnA gene encoding type I glutamate--ammonia ligase — translation MAKTTPKNVIELAKKNAAKMVDFKFVDTFGTWQHFTCPIAELTEEVFAEGLGFDGSSIRGWKSIESSDMLVMADPDTAFIDPFMAVPTLSLTCTVAETGTKEPYSRDPRGVAQKAEKYLISTGVGDQSFFGPEAEFFIFDNVQYDTKCNSSFHTIDSGEGVWNTGRDEMPNLGNKIRHKEGYFPVAPADTQQDIRTEMCLVMEALGVSIERQHHEVATAGQAEIDIRFDTLVSCADKMMIYKYVVKNVAKKYGKTATFMPKPLFGDNGSGMHTHISIWKKGKPLFAGTGYAGLSPMALNFAGGILKHAKALCAICSPTTNSYKRLVPGYEAPVNLAYSARNRSAAVRIPTYSDNPKAKRIEYRPPDPSANVYLNNAALLMAGLDGVLNKIDPGEPMDKNLYELPPEEHAKIPQVPASLGEALDYLEKDHDFLLKGDVFTKDFLEMWISTKRKEHDALRLRPHPYEFHLYYDV, via the coding sequence ATGGCAAAAACCACCCCAAAAAACGTAATTGAATTGGCCAAGAAGAATGCCGCCAAAATGGTGGACTTCAAATTTGTGGACACCTTTGGCACCTGGCAGCATTTCACCTGCCCGATTGCCGAACTGACGGAGGAGGTCTTCGCCGAGGGCTTGGGCTTTGACGGTTCGTCCATTCGTGGCTGGAAGTCCATTGAATCCTCGGACATGCTGGTCATGGCCGATCCGGACACCGCATTCATTGATCCGTTCATGGCCGTTCCCACTTTGTCGCTCACCTGCACGGTGGCCGAGACTGGCACCAAAGAACCGTATAGCCGCGATCCCCGTGGCGTGGCCCAAAAGGCCGAAAAGTATCTGATTAGCACCGGCGTGGGCGACCAGTCGTTCTTCGGGCCGGAAGCCGAGTTCTTCATTTTTGATAATGTCCAGTATGACACCAAGTGCAACAGCTCGTTTCACACAATTGATTCCGGTGAAGGCGTCTGGAACACGGGCCGCGACGAGATGCCGAACCTGGGCAACAAGATTCGCCACAAGGAAGGCTATTTCCCGGTGGCCCCGGCGGACACCCAGCAGGATATCCGCACCGAGATGTGCCTGGTAATGGAAGCGTTGGGCGTGAGCATCGAACGGCAGCACCACGAAGTGGCAACGGCAGGCCAGGCGGAGATTGACATCCGGTTTGACACGCTGGTGAGCTGCGCGGACAAGATGATGATCTACAAGTACGTGGTGAAGAACGTGGCCAAGAAGTACGGCAAGACGGCGACGTTCATGCCCAAGCCGCTATTTGGCGACAATGGGTCGGGAATGCACACGCACATCAGCATCTGGAAGAAGGGCAAACCCTTGTTTGCAGGCACCGGTTATGCGGGGTTGAGCCCGATGGCGCTGAATTTCGCAGGAGGCATCTTGAAGCACGCCAAGGCGCTGTGTGCCATTTGCAGCCCGACGACCAACTCGTACAAGCGGCTGGTGCCTGGCTATGAGGCCCCAGTGAATCTGGCGTACAGCGCGCGCAATCGTTCCGCAGCCGTGCGCATTCCAACGTACAGCGACAACCCAAAAGCTAAACGGATCGAATATCGCCCGCCGGACCCGTCGGCGAATGTGTACCTGAACAACGCGGCGCTGCTGATGGCGGGGCTGGACGGGGTGTTGAACAAGATTGATCCAGGCGAACCGATGGACAAGAACCTGTACGAATTGCCGCCGGAAGAACACGCGAAAATTCCGCAGGTGCCGGCGAGTCTGGGCGAGGCGCTGGACTACCTCGAGAAGGACCATGACTTTCTGTTGAAGGGTGACGTGTTCACCAAGGACTTTCTGGAAATGTGGATCAGCACCAAACGCAAGGAGCATGATGCGTTGCGTCTGCGCCCGCATCCGTATGAATTCCATCTGTACTATGATGTGTAA
- a CDS encoding ROK family protein, producing the protein MLGTHTGAIPANLRRLNERTIIGLLSRLGAASRADLAKAAGMSQPTSGKIICALQKLGIVQELNAAEIEATFENAGNPARMGRPATLMRLNPTISRFIAIQIEVAETSITAVPLAVRQEDVWSAVFPTGSTPREWQQRLRQTRRGIAVKGLWGIVASIPGIVNEKTGRVVFSPNLHWTEQADIPSLIREIWPLPIILNQEIRALALGHLIMHPHDTDFLLVDFDQGVGGAIVEGGRLYRNPLPLNGELGHTPVRDNQRRCGCGAIGCVETLLSRRGLVKSYAESGAPAPHAWQALMSHLEKNGVPEWLGKSLDAMGIIIAGSLNVLGLRQVVVTGSLTEFPPAVLQRLSLAIQQGAMWARFGEVTCKAAPRRRMAGLVAAGMDRLLFPVEDPDSLDTLPPSEPQLRTASKQP; encoded by the coding sequence ATGCTAGGCACACACACAGGGGCCATTCCCGCCAACTTGCGCCGCTTGAATGAGCGGACCATCATTGGCCTGTTGTCACGTTTGGGCGCGGCGTCGCGTGCCGATCTCGCCAAAGCCGCCGGCATGAGTCAGCCAACGTCCGGGAAAATCATTTGCGCGTTGCAAAAATTGGGAATTGTCCAGGAGTTAAACGCCGCGGAAATCGAGGCCACTTTTGAAAATGCCGGCAACCCGGCGCGCATGGGGCGCCCTGCCACGTTAATGCGCCTGAATCCGACTATCTCGCGTTTTATTGCCATCCAAATCGAGGTTGCCGAAACCTCCATCACGGCGGTTCCTCTGGCAGTGCGGCAGGAGGATGTTTGGTCCGCAGTATTTCCAACTGGTTCCACGCCTCGCGAATGGCAGCAACGATTGCGACAGACGCGGCGTGGAATCGCAGTCAAAGGGCTCTGGGGAATCGTCGCTAGCATTCCCGGTATCGTGAATGAAAAGACCGGACGGGTGGTATTTTCCCCCAATCTGCACTGGACGGAACAGGCAGACATCCCCAGTTTGATACGGGAAATCTGGCCCTTGCCGATAATTCTCAACCAGGAAATCCGCGCGCTCGCCTTGGGCCATTTGATCATGCATCCTCACGATACAGATTTCTTGCTGGTGGATTTCGATCAGGGAGTAGGGGGCGCCATTGTGGAAGGCGGACGGCTGTACCGCAATCCCCTGCCCTTGAATGGCGAGTTGGGACACACCCCAGTGCGTGATAACCAGCGCCGCTGCGGCTGCGGTGCCATCGGTTGTGTGGAAACCTTGCTTTCCCGGCGTGGCTTGGTGAAAAGTTACGCGGAATCCGGCGCTCCCGCCCCTCATGCCTGGCAGGCCCTGATGTCTCACCTTGAGAAAAATGGGGTACCGGAGTGGCTTGGGAAATCTTTGGACGCCATGGGCATCATCATTGCCGGCTCGCTAAATGTGCTGGGATTGCGCCAGGTGGTCGTCACCGGCAGCCTGACGGAATTTCCACCAGCGGTGTTGCAGCGTCTATCGCTGGCCATACAACAGGGTGCCATGTGGGCGCGTTTTGGAGAAGTCACCTGCAAGGCGGCGCCACGCAGGCGCATGGCAGGCTTGGTGGCGGCGGGCATGGATCGGCTGTTGTTCCCGGTCGAAGACCCCGACAGCCTGGACACCCTGCCACCGTCCGAACCCCAACTGCGAACCGCGTCCAAACAACCATGA
- a CDS encoding peptide chain release factor-like protein translates to MNAFPVSQDKADQLARRMNTMGVSEGDLDETFVRSGGHGGQNVNKTSTCVMLLHRPTAIQVKCQSTRQQGLNRYIARQLLLDKIEALRKGVANAERARMEKMRRQKRGRSRGAKARMLDDKSRQARKKVFRKTVHDA, encoded by the coding sequence ATGAATGCATTTCCTGTCAGCCAGGATAAAGCGGATCAACTTGCCCGTCGCATGAACACCATGGGCGTGAGTGAGGGAGACCTGGATGAAACGTTTGTGCGCTCTGGCGGGCATGGCGGGCAGAACGTCAATAAAACTTCCACGTGCGTCATGCTGTTGCATCGCCCAACGGCCATTCAGGTCAAGTGCCAGAGCACGCGCCAACAGGGGCTCAACCGCTATATTGCCCGGCAGTTGTTGCTCGACAAGATTGAGGCGCTGCGCAAAGGGGTTGCGAATGCTGAGCGCGCCCGGATGGAGAAAATGCGTCGGCAGAAACGCGGGCGCAGTCGTGGTGCCAAAGCGCGAATGCTGGACGACAAGTCACGGCAGGCGCGCAAAAAAGTGTTTCGCAAAACGGTTCATGACGCGTGA
- a CDS encoding class I SAM-dependent methyltransferase: MKSLWGNAYEDPAVVAFYSRHELQPPEAYILEQQRSFLSRARMLDLGVGAGRTTHHFAPAVKEYTGVDYSKSMVAKCRELFAEKYQFEWLDARTLKVFPAERFEFVLFSFNGLDIFNNPVRTEIMREIYRLLSPGGRFCFSAHNLRALPHILERQSAGGILAKAKGRLKNGLQMILNPPLSRMLQAESVMVHDGTHAFRVRNFYIKPEVDWRTLENLGFTEITAYRLTDGQPFPSKGTLTKAEDPWVYFTAQKPTV; this comes from the coding sequence ATGAAATCATTATGGGGCAACGCCTATGAGGACCCGGCCGTGGTGGCCTTCTATAGCCGCCACGAATTACAGCCGCCGGAGGCGTATATTTTGGAACAGCAGCGTTCCTTTTTGAGCCGGGCGCGCATGTTGGATTTGGGCGTGGGGGCGGGACGGACCACGCATCATTTCGCGCCAGCGGTCAAGGAATATACCGGCGTGGATTATTCCAAATCAATGGTGGCGAAGTGCCGTGAGCTATTTGCGGAGAAGTATCAGTTTGAATGGTTGGATGCGCGAACGCTGAAGGTGTTTCCCGCCGAAAGATTTGAGTTCGTTTTGTTTAGTTTTAATGGTCTGGATATCTTCAATAATCCAGTACGGACCGAAATCATGCGGGAAATCTATCGCCTGCTTTCACCGGGTGGCAGGTTTTGTTTTTCAGCCCATAATCTAAGAGCGTTGCCGCATATTTTAGAACGGCAGTCAGCCGGTGGAATACTTGCCAAAGCGAAAGGCCGGCTAAAAAACGGCCTGCAAATGATCCTAAATCCGCCCTTATCGCGCATGTTGCAGGCGGAGAGCGTCATGGTTCACGACGGCACTCATGCGTTTCGAGTTCGCAATTTTTATATCAAACCGGAAGTGGACTGGCGCACATTGGAAAATCTGGGGTTCACCGAAATTACCGCCTACCGTTTGACCGATGGCCAGCCATTCCCCTCAAAAGGCACCTTGACCAAGGCCGAAGATCCGTGGGTGTATTTTACCGCCCAAAAACCAACAGTTTAG
- a CDS encoding response regulator transcription factor gives MSATIAILDSDRRYRENLAACLNRAPTFHCTAAYADGDTALTGFVQNPPDLVLLGLEEPQELEVLTRIHRAIGNTPIIALLPREDVDWIVQTLASGAAGYGLKSQSPAKLIEILEDVLRGQSPVSSEVARKLIDRVQLQTSTLQPQTGLSAREREILEFLAQGYPYKQIADSLAISINTVRTYVRRLYAKLEVPCRTHAVLKCRPAARMVSGYKEEKLLIPHAVS, from the coding sequence ATGAGCGCCACCATCGCCATTTTGGATTCAGATCGCCGGTACCGCGAAAACCTCGCCGCCTGTCTCAACCGTGCCCCCACCTTCCACTGCACCGCCGCGTATGCGGACGGAGATACCGCTTTAACCGGATTCGTCCAAAATCCGCCAGACTTGGTGCTGCTGGGACTGGAGGAACCGCAGGAACTGGAGGTTTTGACCCGTATTCATCGCGCTATCGGCAACACGCCAATTATCGCCTTACTGCCCCGGGAAGACGTGGATTGGATCGTGCAGACTCTGGCTTCCGGTGCCGCCGGGTACGGATTGAAGTCGCAGTCCCCAGCCAAGTTGATTGAGATACTGGAAGACGTATTGCGAGGACAGTCGCCGGTTTCCAGCGAAGTAGCACGTAAACTCATTGATCGCGTGCAGTTGCAAACTTCGACCCTGCAACCGCAAACCGGCCTCTCAGCGCGCGAACGGGAAATTCTTGAATTTCTTGCCCAAGGCTATCCGTACAAGCAAATCGCGGACAGCCTGGCCATCAGCATTAATACCGTGCGAACCTATGTGCGCCGACTGTACGCAAAATTAGAAGTGCCATGCCGCACGCACGCCGTACTCAAGTGCCGACCGGCGGCACGCATGGTATCAGGGTACAAAGAGGAAAAATTACTGATACCTCATGCCGTCAGTTGA
- a CDS encoding ribulokinase, giving the protein MPAKTYTLGLDYGTNSVRALIVEVGTGKEVGTATWNYRHGAAGVILDHKDPNLARQHPADYLEGAEKCTRQAIKNAGNKFKPDQIIGIGVDTTGSTPLPVDKNGTALALLKAFDKHPAAMAWLWKDHTGHAEALEITEVAAKLRPEYLAKCGGRYSSEWFWSKILHCARVAPKVFAAAYSWVECADWIPAVLCNNTNPATMKRGICAAGHKAMFNPGWKGYPDAEFLSVLDPRLATVRATLPDTCYNVGDTAGVLSAEWAKKLGLRAGIPVAVGAFDAHLGAVGSGIALGALVKIMGTSTCDIMTAPLSQNLPDVPGLCGIVPESVLPGYYGLEAGQSAVGDIFNWFVNVVQPGGPKAGSHESLEHAAAKQKPGQSGLLALDWHNGNRTVLVDQRLTGMILGLSLHSTPAEIHRALIESTAYGARVIVERLEEYGVKVDRIINCGGIAAKSPLTMQIYADVLGRPMLISRSSQTCALGAAIAGAVVARKAGGGYDDFSSAVKVMSGVKKQIFRPIPANQAVYERLFRLYRQMHDAFGLAKHQADVSNIMKDLLVIRDETR; this is encoded by the coding sequence ATGCCCGCAAAAACTTATACCCTGGGGTTGGACTACGGCACAAACTCGGTGCGCGCACTGATTGTGGAGGTTGGTACCGGCAAAGAAGTCGGCACGGCCACTTGGAACTACCGCCACGGCGCGGCCGGAGTCATTTTGGATCATAAAGATCCCAACCTGGCCCGGCAACATCCGGCGGATTACCTCGAAGGCGCGGAGAAATGCACGCGCCAAGCGATCAAAAACGCGGGGAATAAATTCAAGCCGGATCAAATCATTGGCATCGGCGTGGATACCACGGGAAGCACGCCGCTGCCGGTGGACAAAAACGGAACCGCCCTGGCGTTGTTAAAGGCGTTCGACAAGCATCCCGCCGCAATGGCCTGGCTGTGGAAGGATCACACGGGCCACGCGGAAGCCCTGGAAATCACCGAGGTTGCCGCCAAGCTCCGACCCGAGTACCTGGCCAAATGCGGTGGCCGTTATTCCTCCGAGTGGTTCTGGTCCAAAATTCTCCACTGCGCGCGCGTCGCACCCAAGGTATTTGCGGCGGCGTATTCATGGGTGGAATGCGCCGATTGGATACCGGCGGTGCTGTGCAACAATACCAATCCGGCAACCATGAAACGCGGCATCTGTGCGGCCGGGCACAAAGCCATGTTTAATCCAGGCTGGAAGGGCTATCCGGACGCTGAGTTTTTGAGCGTGCTCGATCCGCGCCTCGCCACCGTCCGCGCCACCCTGCCTGACACCTGCTACAATGTGGGCGACACGGCGGGCGTTTTATCAGCCGAATGGGCAAAAAAACTGGGACTGCGTGCTGGTATTCCAGTCGCCGTCGGAGCGTTTGACGCGCATCTCGGCGCCGTCGGATCAGGCATCGCACTTGGCGCGCTGGTCAAGATCATGGGCACTTCAACGTGCGATATCATGACCGCGCCTCTGAGCCAGAACTTGCCCGATGTGCCAGGGCTTTGCGGCATTGTGCCGGAATCCGTGCTGCCAGGATATTACGGTCTGGAAGCCGGCCAATCAGCCGTGGGAGATATCTTCAATTGGTTCGTAAATGTGGTGCAACCAGGCGGTCCCAAGGCTGGCTCGCACGAATCGCTGGAACATGCGGCGGCGAAGCAAAAGCCCGGCCAAAGCGGACTGTTAGCGTTGGATTGGCATAATGGCAATCGCACCGTCCTGGTGGATCAGCGCCTCACGGGCATGATTTTGGGACTTTCCCTGCACTCCACCCCGGCGGAAATCCATCGCGCGCTGATTGAATCCACCGCCTATGGCGCCCGCGTGATTGTGGAACGGCTTGAGGAATATGGCGTGAAAGTGGATCGCATCATCAATTGTGGCGGCATTGCGGCGAAAAGCCCGCTCACCATGCAGATTTATGCGGATGTGCTTGGCCGGCCCATGCTGATTTCGCGCAGCAGCCAAACCTGTGCCCTAGGCGCGGCCATCGCCGGGGCGGTGGTCGCCCGCAAAGCTGGAGGCGGCTATGATGATTTCAGTTCGGCAGTCAAAGTCATGTCGGGAGTAAAAAAACAGATATTCCGCCCTATCCCGGCCAATCAAGCCGTGTACGAACGGTTGTTTCGGCTCTATCGCCAGATGCACGACGCGTTTGGGCTGGCAAAACACCAGGCAGATGTATCCAACATAATGAAAGATTTGCTCGTCATTCGCGATGAAACCCGATGA
- a CDS encoding dihydrofolate reductase, whose product MTRFKAIAAMSLNRVIGRGNQIPWHLPEDFKWFKQMTTGQVLVMGRKTFESIGKPLPNRETVVLSRTHFQYPGVRTITDLEQIDLAGETRSVFICGGAQIYRIALPYCSDLYLTLIQREMDGDVFFPPFEDRFTLLAQLAENADFKILHYVNRTPA is encoded by the coding sequence TTGACGCGTTTCAAAGCCATTGCTGCGATGTCGTTGAACCGGGTGATTGGCCGGGGGAATCAAATCCCCTGGCATTTACCGGAAGATTTCAAATGGTTTAAACAAATGACGACCGGCCAGGTGCTGGTCATGGGGCGAAAGACTTTTGAATCCATCGGCAAACCGCTTCCGAACCGCGAAACTGTGGTCTTAAGCCGGACACACTTTCAATACCCCGGGGTCCGCACCATCACCGACCTCGAACAGATTGACCTGGCTGGCGAAACCCGCTCCGTATTCATCTGCGGCGGAGCGCAAATTTACCGGATCGCCCTGCCCTACTGCTCTGATTTGTACCTAACCCTGATCCAGCGTGAGATGGACGGAGATGTCTTTTTTCCGCCGTTTGAAGACCGCTTCACGCTGCTAGCCCAACTGGCTGAGAATGCCGATTTCAAAATCCTGCACTACGTGAACCGCACGCCAGCGTGA
- the bcp gene encoding thioredoxin-dependent thiol peroxidase has product MELKLKAGDVAPDFTALANTGETISLSKLKGNVVVLYFYPKDDTPGCTKEACGFRDLYSQLADKGAVVLGVSTDSVKSHQKFITKFKLPFTLLGDEDQKIVQAYGVWGEKTFMGRKYLGTNRVTFLIGPDGRLKKIWPTVKPEEHAAEVLHAI; this is encoded by the coding sequence ATGGAACTGAAACTCAAAGCAGGTGATGTGGCACCGGACTTTACCGCCCTCGCCAACACCGGAGAAACCATCAGCCTTTCCAAGCTGAAAGGCAACGTGGTGGTGCTTTACTTTTACCCCAAAGATGACACCCCTGGATGCACCAAGGAAGCGTGCGGTTTTCGCGATCTGTACAGTCAACTTGCCGATAAAGGCGCCGTCGTTCTGGGGGTGAGCACAGACTCGGTCAAATCCCATCAAAAATTCATTACGAAATTCAAACTGCCTTTCACCCTATTGGGCGATGAAGACCAGAAAATCGTGCAGGCCTACGGGGTTTGGGGTGAAAAGACGTTCATGGGCCGCAAATATTTGGGCACCAATCGGGTTACGTTCCTGATCGGGCCGGATGGCCGCCTCAAGAAAATTTGGCCAACGGTAAAACCCGAGGAACATGCCGCAGAAGTGCTCCATGCCATCTAG
- the dnaA gene encoding chromosomal replication initiator protein DnaA, whose translation MMLPSADKIWGSAQDTLRTMLNPEIYSLWFAPIKAADLGEGCITLEVANDFCEVWLKDNYLGLLRDAVTLAASQPMHVKFRISQAQVIPIVTAESPVVAAKSRVEPEADRNQLNRESLFNPKNTFETFVVGDNNIMAHGAALAVSNTPGKTYNPLFLYGGVGLGKTHLLHAIGQYVSAHKKGARVVYVSSEKFTNEFIEALQSSSLPRFRKKYRQTDVLLIDDVQFLSGKERIQEEFFHTFNALHEAHKQIVLSCDRPPSEIQGLEDRLISRFEWGMVSDVQPPDVETRTAILRKKQALMGATLPDEILDFLANHIRTNIRRLEGALIRVATYAQLTGKKVTIESVEGLLHEVLQEEGRTNVSIEVIQKRVAAHFDIRLADMTSRRRPENIAFPRQIAMFLSRQMTESSLNTIGEAFGGRDHGTVLHACRLVKDRMDVDANVRKVVQHLEKQLLR comes from the coding sequence ATGATGCTACCATCTGCCGATAAGATTTGGGGGTCCGCACAGGATACCCTCCGGACTATGCTGAACCCGGAAATTTACAGTCTCTGGTTCGCCCCGATCAAGGCTGCCGACCTTGGGGAAGGATGCATAACCTTGGAAGTTGCCAATGACTTTTGTGAAGTCTGGCTCAAAGATAATTATCTGGGATTGTTGCGCGACGCAGTCACGCTTGCGGCCAGTCAACCCATGCATGTCAAATTCCGCATCAGCCAGGCACAAGTGATCCCAATCGTGACAGCAGAATCACCAGTTGTCGCTGCCAAATCGCGAGTCGAGCCAGAAGCGGATCGCAACCAGTTGAATCGCGAAAGTCTCTTCAACCCAAAAAATACGTTTGAGACGTTTGTGGTCGGTGATAATAACATCATGGCCCACGGTGCTGCGTTGGCGGTCTCGAATACCCCCGGCAAAACGTACAATCCACTTTTCCTTTACGGTGGCGTCGGATTGGGAAAAACGCACCTGCTCCATGCCATCGGACAATACGTCAGCGCGCACAAGAAGGGTGCCCGGGTGGTGTATGTTTCCTCGGAGAAATTTACCAATGAGTTTATTGAGGCGTTGCAATCCAGCAGTCTGCCGCGCTTCCGCAAAAAATATCGGCAGACGGATGTCTTGCTGATAGACGATGTGCAATTTTTGTCGGGAAAGGAGCGCATCCAGGAGGAATTTTTCCACACCTTCAACGCACTGCATGAAGCCCACAAGCAGATTGTGCTCAGTTGTGATCGTCCCCCCAGTGAAATTCAGGGGTTGGAAGACCGTTTGATCTCTCGATTTGAATGGGGCATGGTGTCGGATGTACAACCGCCTGACGTGGAGACGCGCACCGCCATCCTGCGAAAAAAACAGGCATTGATGGGAGCGACGCTGCCGGATGAAATATTGGACTTTCTCGCTAATCACATCCGCACGAACATTCGCCGATTGGAAGGCGCCCTGATCCGGGTAGCCACCTACGCGCAACTTACGGGGAAAAAAGTGACCATCGAATCCGTGGAAGGATTGCTGCATGAAGTGCTTCAGGAAGAAGGCCGAACGAACGTCAGCATTGAAGTCATCCAGAAACGTGTCGCGGCACATTTTGACATCCGACTGGCCGACATGACCAGCCGACGCCGTCCGGAAAATATCGCGTTCCCGCGCCAAATCGCCATGTTCCTGTCACGCCAGATGACGGAAAGTTCGCTGAACACCATCGGTGAAGCCTTTGGCGGGCGCGATCACGGCACGGTGTTGCACGCCTGCCGGCTGGTCAAAGATCGCATGGACGTGGATGCCAATGTACGCAAGGTGGTGCAGCATCTGGAAAAACAATTATTGCGGTAA
- a CDS encoding L-fucose/L-arabinose isomerase family protein: MTKLGIIVGNRGFFPAHLCEAGRRDILKVLADEGIEAVTLPLEATKFGAVESLTDAQKCADLFKQHRESIDGILVTLPNFGDERAVANALRWAGLNVPVLVHAFNDDGKKMTIKDRRDSFCGKMSVCNNLRQYGLKYSLTKLHTVDPNTPSFREDLRQFVATCRIMKQLKHARIGALGARPTAFNTVRYSEKLLELSGISVETLDLSEVLGWIRKMKDQDTEVQEKLAAIQAYTKTKGIPSESLMRMAKLGVAIDRWVKDKQLSATAIQCWTSLEEFYGVVPCTLMSMMSNSLLPSACETDIAGLIGMYVLKAASGTPAALLDWNNNFGTDPNKGVVFHCSNLPKDFFAEQKMDYQEIIAGTVGKDNTYGTIVGRISPGPFTYCRVSTDDFNGRIAAYYGEAKFTNDKLDTFGGYGVFEVPNLQKLLAYICRNGFEHHVAATKSTVAGALDEALTNYLGWQTYWHRD, from the coding sequence ATGACAAAACTTGGTATCATTGTAGGCAACCGGGGATTCTTCCCGGCCCATTTGTGTGAAGCTGGACGACGCGACATCTTAAAAGTGCTCGCCGACGAAGGCATCGAAGCGGTAACCCTGCCGCTGGAAGCCACCAAATTTGGCGCGGTGGAGAGCCTCACCGATGCCCAAAAATGTGCCGATCTCTTTAAACAACACCGCGAGAGTATAGACGGCATTTTAGTGACCTTGCCGAACTTTGGCGATGAACGTGCCGTGGCCAATGCATTGCGTTGGGCCGGGTTGAATGTGCCGGTGTTGGTTCACGCCTTTAACGACGACGGAAAAAAAATGACCATCAAGGATCGGCGTGACAGTTTTTGCGGAAAAATGTCCGTGTGCAACAACCTGCGCCAGTATGGCCTCAAATATTCGCTGACCAAGCTGCACACGGTGGACCCGAACACCCCGTCGTTCCGCGAGGATTTACGGCAGTTCGTCGCCACCTGCCGGATCATGAAGCAACTGAAGCATGCGCGAATCGGCGCGCTCGGCGCCCGCCCAACCGCCTTCAACACCGTGCGCTACAGCGAAAAGCTGCTGGAGTTGTCGGGCATCTCCGTGGAAACCCTGGACCTCTCCGAAGTGCTGGGGTGGATTCGCAAGATGAAGGATCAAGACACCGAAGTGCAGGAAAAACTCGCGGCCATCCAGGCTTACACCAAGACCAAAGGCATCCCGTCTGAGAGCCTGATGCGCATGGCCAAATTGGGAGTGGCCATTGACCGTTGGGTCAAGGATAAGCAACTATCCGCAACCGCCATTCAATGTTGGACCTCGCTGGAAGAATTTTATGGGGTGGTGCCCTGCACCTTGATGAGCATGATGTCCAACAGCCTGTTGCCCAGCGCTTGCGAGACCGATATTGCCGGCCTGATCGGCATGTATGTTTTGAAGGCCGCGTCCGGCACTCCCGCTGCCCTGCTCGACTGGAACAACAACTTTGGCACCGATCCCAACAAAGGGGTGGTGTTCCATTGCTCCAATCTGCCAAAGGATTTCTTTGCCGAGCAAAAGATGGATTACCAGGAAATCATTGCCGGCACGGTCGGCAAGGATAACACGTACGGCACCATAGTGGGCCGCATCAGTCCCGGACCGTTCACCTATTGCCGCGTATCCACCGACGACTTTAATGGGCGGATTGCCGCATATTATGGTGAAGCCAAGTTCACCAATGACAAATTGGACACCTTTGGCGGATACGGTGTATTTGAAGTTCCGAATCTGCAAAAACTCCTGGCCTATATCTGCCGGAATGGCTTCGAGCATCACGTAGCGGCCACCAAGTCCACGGTGGCGGGAGCGCTGGATGAGGCGTTGACCAATTACTTGGGCTGGCAGACCTATTGGCATCGGGACTAG